The sequence CGGTCGCGCGGTTCCGGCCGACGTTCTGGGCGACCGCGCCTGAGATCAAGGTGTCGGGACCGAACAACAGAAAGCCGATCAACCCGAGGCTGGCGCCGACCGCCCAGATGCCGAACGGCCCGGCCAGCCGCAACAACAGAAAGCCGCCGGCCAGGGAAAAAACGATCGGCGCGGCCAGGCGGATCGGGTTTTTCGCGGCGAAGCGATCGGCCAGCATTCCGACGACGATCACCCCGACGATGCCGCCCGCCTCGAAGGCCGTGGACAGGTAGCCGGCCGTGCCTTCGCTGTAACCCAGCGCGGTCTTCAAAAAGAAGGGCAGCCAGAACAGCAGGCTGTAGCGAATCAGTTTGAGCCCGAAATACGAACCGCCCAGGATCCACAACGCCGGCTCGCGGATCATCTCGCCGAACGGCGACCGGGCGCGCGGGGTGTCGCCGGCCGGCGCCGCCGGTTCGTCGCCCGTCTCGGGCGGCAGGCGGCAGCCGCGATCCTCGGGCTTCTCGACGAGGAAGAAAAAGATCAGCAGACCGACCAGCGCCACCCAGGCCGCCGGCACGAGAAAAGAGGAGCGCCAGCCGTAATGCACCAGAAGAAAGGTCGCGACCGCCGTGGCCGCCAGGCCGCCGACCTGAAAATTGGTGGCCCAGATCCCCATGACCATGCCGCGCGACCGGCGGGGAAACCAGGGGCCCATCGCCTTGACGTTGCCCGGCCACCCGGTCGCCTGGAACAACCCGTTGAGCCCGAAGGCCACCGCGAAAAAGACCGCGTTCGATCCCAGGCCGAACGCCAGGCTGACGGCGGCCGAGGCCAGCATGCCCAGGCCGATCATCCGTCGCGCGCCCAGGCGGTCGCCGAGCGCCCCGTTGGCGAATTGGCCCAGCGCGTACAGGGCGAGGTAGAGCGTGTCGATGCCGCCGAGCATCCCGACCGAAACGCCCAGGTCGTCGTGCAGGCGGCTTTTCACGACGCTGAAATTCTTGCGGGTGAAATAGTAGGAGGCGTAGCTCAGCCAGGTAAGGCCGAAAACCCTGGCCTGCAAACGGCGAAACCGGCGGTCGGGCGGTGGCTCGGTCACGAGATGTCCCTTGTGCATGCGGTTGAGCAATGGTCGCATTCTCTTACCACTTCGCAAGGAAATGGTGAAGCGCCCGTTGATTTTTCCGCCGCTCGGCCGGCTCGATTTAAAAGAAAAGGCCCGCGCGGGGCGGGCCTTTTCGGTTCGGGTTTTGACGATTAGTGGCAGGTCACTTCCATGCCTTCGCCGCGGGTCAGGGCCTTGGAGAGCCGTTTGGCCATGTGCAGGTCGCCGTGGTGGAGGATGGCGTCTTCGATCTGCTCGAAGGCTTCGCCTACGGTCGTCGCATCGGTCCATTCCGGCAGATCCAGCGCGGTGTCGAAGCCGAAGCCCACCGGATGATCCAGATCATCGCGCACTTCGAACGCGGCCAGGTTCAACACCAGGGCGGCGAAGTGCTTGTCGACCTTCAGCTCCATGTGGCAGCGGTGATGACGGCTGGAACGGTATTTCAGGGCGTCTTTCAGATCGCTTTCGTTGCGGAACACGCGGGTCAGGGTCAGGGCCTTGCGGACGATCTTTCTCATCTCGTCCTTGCTGAAATTCGCATGGCGCTTGCCTTTGAACTGATAGGCCCAGAAGCTGGCGCGTTGCGGGCAAACGAAGCCCGGCTCTTCCTTTTGGTAGTTCAAACCGAAGTTGAGGTTGAGCAGGTCGGCGCCGTTGATGGCCACCGCGAAAGCTTCGGCCGTGGTGTAATAGGTGTTGCCCGGCACGGTCAGCGCTTCGGGGAAGGCCACGTAGCAATACTTCGCGTTCGCGACCGTGTAGTAGCCGTCGATGTCCGAGAAGGCGTAGTCGAACAGTTCGTCGCCCGGATCCACGATGCCGTTGCAAGCGTAGTCGCGGTAGAACAGGATCTGCACGCCTTCGATGCCTTCTTCGTCGCCGTCGATCCGGCCGTTGTCGTTCTCATCCTGCCAAACGCGGCCGCCCATCAGGTGGTAGCCGAGGTCGTAATTCATCACGCCGAAGTTGATGTCGAGCACGTCTTCGTTGGCAGTCCGCACGAAAACGGTTCCCGGGGTGGTCAGGAACGAATCGGTCGGCAGGGTGTCGCCGTCGATTTCCAGCAGGAAACACCAGCCGCCGTAAGCTTGAATCGAATAGAAGCCCGGATTGCCGCTGTCGTCGTCTTCGGTGAAATCGTAGTCGTAAATCGCGTCGGCGCCGTCGACCACGCCGTTGCAGTTGTAGTCGCGCCAGAAGACGACCATCACGTCGTCGAGGCCGACTTCGTCGCTGTAGGAGTCGATCTCGCCGTCGCCGTTCGAGTCGTTCCAAACCTGGCCGCCGATCACGATCGGATCAGCCGCTAAAGCCAGGCCGGTAAAGATCGACACTACCGCAATCGTCAGAACCACGATCATCATTTTCGAAAACTGCATCAGTATTTCCTCCAGGTTTTTTTGGTTTTTTTGTTTAGCGTAAAATAAAAACCATGATTCTAAATATCATGCTGCTTATAATACTTCTATTATTTCTGTTGTCAACAAAATTTTTTGCCTTTTTCATTTTTTTTCAATTATCGGCAATATTTTTGAATAATTTAGACATATTCAGTGGTTAGCAATTGATTTGGCACGCTTGTCAGGGATGTATTACCGTTCAGGCGGTGTTTTTCAGTTTGAAAAAACGAAAAAAATCAGGTCGTCGGTAGTTTTTTCAGTTGCTCGCCGTACCGTTCGGCCTTTTCGAGCAGGTCGGTCCAGCGGGTGGTCAGCCGCTCTTCTCGTTCTTGCGCCTTACGGTATTCGTCAAGCAGGGCGTTGTATCGTTCGGGATTGTCGTAGGTGGCCGGATCGGCCAGTTCCTTTTCCATGGCGGCTCGCCGGTTGGAGAGTTCGGTGATGGACTTTTCCAACTCGGCCGCCTCTTTCTCGGCGTCGTGAATCTGCCGTTCCAACCGGGCGCGTTCGCGGTTGAGGCGCTTGCGCTCTTCCTGGCGGGTCTTGTTGTCTTCCTTGTCCGGTGCCGGCGCCGGCGCGGGCGAGGGGAACAAATCCGGGTTGGCCGTCGCGGCGCTTTTATCGGGCGCGGCGGTCGCTTTCTTTAATGAAGGGGCGGCCGGAGCGCGCTGCCCGGTCTTCAGATGGTAGAAATATTCGTCGAGGTTGCCGGGATATTCCTCGAGTTCGCCGTTTTCGATGTTCCAGACTTTGTTGGCCAGGCGGTTGATGAACGAGTGGTTGTGGCTAACGAACAGCAGGGTGCCGTCGTAGGTCTGCAGCGTTTCGGCCAGCGCCTCGGCGGAAAAGATATCGAGTTGGTTGGTCGGTTCGTCCATCAGGAGCACGTTGCCGGGTTTGACCAGCAGCTTGGCCAGGCTGACCCGCGCCAGTTCGCCGCCCGACAGCACGCCGATCGGCTTTTCCACCATGTCGCCCGAAAACAGGAACGCGCCGCAGATGGTGCGCACGGCGGTGCGGGTCAGCGACGGGTTGGTCGACCACACCTCGTCGAGGATGGTGTGCTCGCGGCTGAGTTTTTCGGAATGGTGTTGTGCGTAATAGGAAATGGCGACGTTCGCGCCGTATTCGATCTCGCCCTCGCTCGCCTCCAACTCGCCGGCGAGGATGCGCAGCAGGGTCGTTTTGCCGGCGCCGTTGCGGCCGAAGATCGCGACGCGGTCGCCGCGCTGCACCATCAGGTTCAGGTCCCGGTACAACTGCAGGTCGCCGAAGCGGTGCCCGAGGCGCCGGGTTTCCATCGCCAGCTTGCCGATGCGCTCGGTCGGCGGAAACGAGAATTTGATTTTCGCGCGCTCGTGGTCCACCTCGACCAGGTCGATTTTTTCGATCGCCTTCATGCGGCTTTGCACCTGGCGCGCCTTGCTGGCCGTGGCGCGGAAGCGGCGGATGAACACCTCGGCCTGGCGGATTTCGTGATCCTGGTTGCGCCGCGCCGCCGCCCGCACCTCGAGTTCCGATTCGCGGGTCAGGCGGTAGGTGTCGTAATTTCCCGTATAGGAACGCAGGCCTTCGACCTCGAACGAGAGAATGCGGCTGACTTGTCCGTTGACGAAGTCGCGGTCGTGGCTGATCAACAGGATGGCGTTTTTGAACTGCCGCAAAAATTCGTCGAGCCAGGTGACGCTGGGCATGTCCAGGTGGTTGGTCGGCTCGTCGAGCAGCAGCATGTCGGGGCGTTTGAACAGCAAGCCCGCCAGCGCCGCGCGCATTTTCCAGCCGCCCGAAAATTCGGCGAGCGAGCGGTTGAAATCGGCGGTGCGGAACCCGAGGCCCAGCAGAATCCGCTCGGCCTCGTGCTGGCTGTATTCCGACTCGAACAATTCGATGTGCGCGTGCAGATCGACGATGCGCTGCGCCAGTTCCAGTTGCCGCTCCGGGTCGTCGCACTCGTGCAATTCGCCCTCGGCCAGCGCCAGCCGGCTTTCCAGGTCGGACTTGCCGGGCACCGCGGCCAACACCGATTCGAGCAGCGGCAGCGTGCCCACCTCGAGGATGTCCTGCGGCAGGTAGCCCAGTTCGGTGCCGCGCGCGAAGTGCAGCTTGCCCTCGTCGAGCGGCTGCCGCCCGGCGATGATCCGGAAGAGGGTCGATTTGCCGGTGCCGTTCGGCCCGACCACGCCCACCCGATCGCCCGCACTGATCATGAATCCCGCTCCGTGCAGGATTTCTTGCGGGCCGAAGCGCAGCCCCAGGTTTTCGGC comes from Myxococcales bacterium and encodes:
- a CDS encoding MFS transporter — encoded protein: MRPLLNRMHKGHLVTEPPPDRRFRRLQARVFGLTWLSYASYYFTRKNFSVVKSRLHDDLGVSVGMLGGIDTLYLALYALGQFANGALGDRLGARRMIGLGMLASAAVSLAFGLGSNAVFFAVAFGLNGLFQATGWPGNVKAMGPWFPRRSRGMVMGIWATNFQVGGLAATAVATFLLVHYGWRSSFLVPAAWVALVGLLIFFFLVEKPEDRGCRLPPETGDEPAAPAGDTPRARSPFGEMIREPALWILGGSYFGLKLIRYSLLFWLPFFLKTALGYSEGTAGYLSTAFEAGGIVGVIVVGMLADRFAAKNPIRLAAPIVFSLAGGFLLLRLAGPFGIWAVGASLGLIGFLLFGPDTLISGAVAQNVGRNRATGSAAGLINGLGSLGAVSQGLLTATVSQTWGWNALFLFFVGFAVLSALALLPLARRSRF
- a CDS encoding ABC-F family ATP-binding cassette domain-containing protein, which encodes MSLLVAENLGLRFGPQEILHGAGFMISAGDRVGVVGPNGTGKSTLFRIIAGRQPLDEGKLHFARGTELGYLPQDILEVGTLPLLESVLAAVPGKSDLESRLALAEGELHECDDPERQLELAQRIVDLHAHIELFESEYSQHEAERILLGLGFRTADFNRSLAEFSGGWKMRAALAGLLFKRPDMLLLDEPTNHLDMPSVTWLDEFLRQFKNAILLISHDRDFVNGQVSRILSFEVEGLRSYTGNYDTYRLTRESELEVRAAARRNQDHEIRQAEVFIRRFRATASKARQVQSRMKAIEKIDLVEVDHERAKIKFSFPPTERIGKLAMETRRLGHRFGDLQLYRDLNLMVQRGDRVAIFGRNGAGKTTLLRILAGELEASEGEIEYGANVAISYYAQHHSEKLSREHTILDEVWSTNPSLTRTAVRTICGAFLFSGDMVEKPIGVLSGGELARVSLAKLLVKPGNVLLMDEPTNQLDIFSAEALAETLQTYDGTLLFVSHNHSFINRLANKVWNIENGELEEYPGNLDEYFYHLKTGQRAPAAPSLKKATAAPDKSAATANPDLFPSPAPAPAPDKEDNKTRQEERKRLNRERARLERQIHDAEKEAAELEKSITELSNRRAAMEKELADPATYDNPERYNALLDEYRKAQEREERLTTRWTDLLEKAERYGEQLKKLPTT